In the genome of Candidatus Moraniibacteriota bacterium, one region contains:
- the gatA gene encoding Asp-tRNA(Asn)/Glu-tRNA(Gln) amidotransferase subunit GatA, which translates to MIRTLHKELLHQETTAVRLAEGYFDAIEKRDSEIGAYLTLMKESALREAHEVDERIRQGEETDLLAGIPCALKDNMCMKGVRTTAASKILDNYIAPYDATVVKELRGAGAIILGKTNMDEFAMGSSTESSAYQKTKNPRDTSRVPGGSSGGSAAAVAGNMAVFALGSDTGGSIRQPASLCGVVGLKPTYGRVSRHGLIAMASSLDQIGPLTQTVEDAAIVLSRIAGEDALDATSAESGGKFYEHFLSGDITGKRIGIPKEYFSNALDVSVRAVAERAIERFRSLGADIVPISLPSSHLALPTYYIIMPAEVSSNLARLDGIRYGLSIDNEEISILDKSGLFETYLDTRQYGFGTEVKRRIMLGTYALSAGYYDAYYSKAQKVRTLLRREFEQAFLNVDFIFSPTAPEPAFPFDSKANDPLSMYLSDIYTVTANLTGVPAISFPIGFLEEGGRKLPLGGQLMGKWFDEEGMLNAAHAFEQSFQ; encoded by the coding sequence ATGATTCGTACGCTTCACAAAGAACTTCTTCATCAAGAAACGACCGCGGTGCGGCTTGCCGAGGGGTATTTTGATGCGATTGAGAAACGGGATAGCGAAATTGGCGCGTATCTGACGCTCATGAAAGAATCGGCGCTTCGAGAAGCGCATGAAGTGGATGAGCGGATTCGACAGGGAGAAGAAACGGATCTCTTAGCGGGGATCCCCTGTGCGCTCAAGGACAATATGTGCATGAAAGGTGTTCGTACGACGGCTGCTTCGAAGATTCTCGACAACTATATCGCGCCATATGATGCGACGGTGGTGAAAGAATTGCGTGGCGCCGGAGCGATCATTCTCGGAAAAACGAACATGGACGAGTTCGCCATGGGGTCGTCTACCGAGTCGAGCGCATATCAGAAGACGAAGAATCCACGGGATACGAGTCGTGTGCCCGGCGGATCATCTGGCGGATCCGCGGCGGCAGTTGCGGGCAATATGGCTGTGTTTGCACTCGGGTCTGATACGGGTGGATCTATCCGTCAGCCAGCGTCATTGTGCGGTGTGGTGGGACTGAAGCCGACCTATGGGCGGGTTTCTCGGCACGGGCTTATCGCTATGGCATCGAGTCTTGATCAGATTGGACCGCTGACGCAGACCGTCGAAGATGCGGCGATCGTGCTCTCGCGTATCGCCGGGGAGGACGCTCTAGATGCGACAAGCGCTGAGAGCGGGGGGAAATTCTACGAGCATTTTCTCTCAGGCGATATTACCGGGAAGCGTATCGGTATTCCGAAGGAGTATTTTTCCAACGCGCTTGATGTATCGGTTCGCGCTGTCGCTGAGCGGGCGATTGAACGGTTCCGAAGCCTTGGAGCGGATATCGTGCCGATATCGCTTCCGTCGAGTCATCTGGCGCTGCCGACCTACTACATCATCATGCCGGCCGAGGTGAGTTCCAACCTGGCGCGGCTTGACGGTATACGCTATGGGCTTTCAATCGATAACGAAGAAATATCCATTCTGGACAAGTCCGGATTGTTTGAAACCTATCTTGATACGCGCCAGTATGGATTCGGAACGGAAGTGAAGCGTCGTATTATGCTTGGCACCTATGCGCTTTCGGCGGGGTACTACGACGCGTATTATTCGAAAGCGCAGAAGGTGAGGACGCTCCTGCGGCGCGAATTTGAACAAGCGTTCTTAAATGTTGATTTTATCTTTTCGCCGACAGCGCCGGAGCCGGCATTTCCGTTTGACTCGAAAGCGAATGACCCGCTTTCAATGTATCTCTCGGATATTTATACGGTGACAGCGAACTTGACGGGTGTGCCAGCTATTTCCTTTCCTATCGGTTTTCTGGAAGAGGGCGGTCGGAAACTTCCGCTTGGCGGTCAACTTATGGGAAAGTGGTTTGATGAAGAGGGAATGCTCAACGCCGCACATGCCTTTGAGCAAAGTTTTCAGTAA
- the nusG gene encoding transcription termination/antitermination protein NusG: protein MAKQTQHHGRAWYVLHTYSGYEDNVCRNLNQRIESMGMQEFIFDVMVPKEKKINMKNGKRTVVEERIYPGYILVDMIVTDASWYVVRNTPNVTGFIGLGTTPTPVDPKEIEALKKRMGVEEPKFKIDVRKGDPVKIVDGPFKNFDGKVEETDDAKGKIKVLVSLFGRETPVELDFLQIKKV from the coding sequence ATGGCAAAGCAAACACAACATCATGGACGGGCGTGGTACGTGCTTCATACCTATTCCGGATATGAGGATAATGTCTGCCGAAATCTCAATCAACGTATAGAATCCATGGGCATGCAGGAGTTTATCTTCGATGTCATGGTTCCGAAAGAGAAGAAGATAAACATGAAGAATGGCAAGCGCACGGTGGTGGAGGAGCGTATTTATCCGGGCTACATTCTTGTGGACATGATCGTGACGGATGCTTCATGGTATGTGGTGCGCAATACGCCAAATGTGACCGGCTTCATCGGTCTTGGAACAACGCCGACGCCGGTTGATCCGAAGGAAATCGAAGCGCTCAAGAAGCGCATGGGTGTCGAGGAGCCGAAGTTTAAGATCGATGTACGAAAGGGTGATCCCGTAAAGATTGTAGACGGTCCATTTAAGAACTTTGATGGAAAGGTAGAGGAGACGGATGATGCGAAGGGAAAGATAAAAGTTCTTGTTTCTCTCTTCGGTCGCGAGACGCCGGTTGAGCTGGATTTCCTTCAAATCAAAAAGGTATAG
- the rplK gene encoding 50S ribosomal protein L11, giving the protein MANIKTVLKLQIPGGKANPAPPIGPALGQHGLNIQDFCVKFNEATKDKMGDIIPAEITVFEDRTFTFVLKTPPAAELLKKAAKASKGAANPLKDTAGSITNDQLRDIATAKMVDLNANDVDAAMKVVAGTARSMGIKIQG; this is encoded by the coding sequence ATGGCAAATATTAAGACAGTTCTCAAACTTCAGATTCCCGGGGGGAAGGCGAATCCGGCACCGCCAATTGGACCGGCGTTGGGTCAGCACGGTCTTAATATCCAAGACTTCTGTGTTAAATTCAACGAAGCAACCAAAGATAAGATGGGGGATATTATTCCGGCGGAGATTACGGTGTTCGAAGATCGGACATTTACCTTTGTTCTGAAGACTCCTCCGGCAGCAGAGCTTCTCAAGAAAGCGGCAAAAGCATCGAAAGGTGCGGCAAACCCTCTGAAAGATACGGCGGGTTCTATTACGAATGATCAGCTGCGCGATATTGCAACGGCGAAGATGGTGGATTTGAATGCGAATGATGTCGATGCAGCTATGAAAGTAGTTGCCGGAACGGCACGAAGTATGGGCATTAAGATTCAAGGATAA
- the secE gene encoding preprotein translocase subunit SecE translates to MQKITEYFLEAKAEALKINWPSRKQVIRYTLIVLTVSACVAVLLGTLDALFGALFRKFILGA, encoded by the coding sequence ATGCAAAAAATAACCGAATATTTCCTCGAAGCGAAAGCGGAGGCTCTCAAAATCAATTGGCCGTCGCGAAAACAGGTGATTCGATATACGCTCATTGTTCTGACCGTATCGGCGTGTGTTGCGGTACTGCTCGGGACACTCGATGCGCTTTTTGGAGCACTGTTTCGGAAGTTTATTCTTGGGGCGTAG
- the ligA gene encoding NAD-dependent DNA ligase LigA produces MNSSQIRDRVEKLRAELSRHQRLYYALDAPEISDTAYDSLMTELLSLERDFPEFDSPMSPSKRVGAAPLDSFEKVRHEIAQRSFDDAFDADDMRKWEERNMKMLGKSTLTPELIQYDCELKIDGLKIVLTYERGVLVRAVTRGDGMVGEDVTQNVRTISSIPLQLTAPVTAIVAGEIWLSKRELERLNTERKHNGQPLFANTRNAAAGSLRQLDSRVTAARKLSSFLYDIERIEGGILGAESEVSEMDGGKSDSGMGALKKQTEELKLLKQLGFKVNSEFRVCGSLEEVAAYYAEWNKKRAELDYEIDGIVVKIESLALQDRLGATGKAPRWGIAYKFPAEEVSTVIESIAVQVGRTGALTPVAHLCPVRVAGSMVSRATLHNEDEVRRLDIRIGDTVIIRKAGDVIPEIVRVLENFRTGEEKIFHMPKVCPACGSPVAREALGRVDKGLSEVQSAAYYCSSPNCSATEKEKIVHAVGRKGFDISGFGEKVAEQLFEEGLVANISDIFELKEGDLEPLSRFAEKSAGNLVTAIRESRSIAFPKFLFALGIRHVGEETAYLIATTIQNGALGGKTEKLGVGNGRDDMKNLTDIIRIFPKISAGEWTHIKGIGEKAGESLSAWFTNPKNIDCLLRMKQFGVEVVLEENIASPESAVIGKTFVLTGELARFTRDEAKDMIRKSGGNISSSVSKKTDFVVSGSDPGSKLEKARVLGIRILNEEEFAELVK; encoded by the coding sequence ATGAATTCCTCGCAGATAAGAGATCGGGTTGAGAAGTTGCGTGCCGAGCTATCTCGGCATCAGCGGCTTTATTATGCGCTCGATGCGCCGGAGATTTCGGATACCGCTTATGACTCATTGATGACGGAGCTGCTCTCGCTGGAGCGGGACTTTCCGGAATTTGACTCACCAATGAGTCCGTCAAAACGTGTCGGCGCAGCTCCACTCGATTCTTTTGAAAAAGTGCGGCATGAGATAGCGCAGCGATCCTTCGATGATGCGTTCGATGCGGATGATATGCGGAAATGGGAGGAACGGAATATGAAAATGTTAGGGAAGTCGACATTGACGCCCGAGCTCATTCAATATGACTGCGAACTCAAGATAGATGGGCTCAAGATAGTGCTCACGTATGAACGAGGGGTGTTGGTTCGCGCCGTGACAAGAGGTGATGGAATGGTTGGCGAAGATGTCACGCAAAACGTCCGGACAATTTCGAGTATCCCACTACAGCTGACTGCTCCGGTTACTGCCATTGTTGCGGGGGAGATTTGGCTCTCCAAGAGGGAGCTTGAGCGTCTCAATACTGAGCGAAAACACAATGGACAGCCGCTTTTTGCAAACACGAGAAATGCTGCTGCCGGATCTCTCCGACAGCTTGATTCAAGAGTGACGGCGGCGAGGAAGCTGAGTTCGTTTCTGTACGATATTGAAAGAATAGAAGGTGGAATATTGGGGGCGGAGAGCGAGGTTTCAGAGATGGATGGCGGAAAGAGTGATTCGGGGATGGGAGCGCTCAAAAAGCAAACGGAAGAATTGAAGCTTTTGAAGCAGTTGGGGTTCAAGGTGAATTCGGAATTTCGGGTATGTGGCAGTCTCGAGGAAGTAGCTGCCTATTATGCGGAATGGAATAAAAAGCGTGCCGAGTTGGATTATGAGATAGATGGTATCGTAGTGAAGATTGAGTCGCTTGCGCTTCAGGATCGGCTCGGGGCGACCGGGAAGGCGCCGCGATGGGGCATTGCCTATAAGTTTCCGGCAGAAGAGGTATCAACGGTGATAGAAAGCATTGCGGTGCAAGTGGGACGGACTGGCGCGCTTACGCCGGTTGCCCATTTGTGTCCGGTGCGCGTCGCCGGTTCGATGGTTTCTCGGGCGACGCTTCACAATGAAGATGAAGTTCGCCGTTTGGATATCCGAATTGGCGATACGGTTATTATTCGCAAGGCGGGCGATGTAATCCCGGAGATTGTTCGCGTGCTTGAGAACTTTCGCACCGGGGAGGAGAAGATATTTCATATGCCGAAGGTTTGTCCGGCATGTGGCTCTCCGGTTGCGCGCGAGGCGTTGGGTCGGGTAGATAAGGGTCTGTCCGAGGTGCAAAGCGCTGCTTATTATTGTTCCAGTCCGAACTGTTCGGCTACGGAGAAAGAAAAAATTGTTCATGCGGTTGGTCGGAAGGGTTTTGATATTTCCGGATTTGGCGAGAAAGTGGCGGAGCAACTCTTTGAAGAAGGTCTGGTAGCCAATATCTCGGACATATTCGAACTCAAAGAGGGGGATCTCGAACCGCTATCGCGTTTCGCGGAAAAATCGGCGGGGAATCTGGTTACCGCTATACGGGAGAGTCGATCAATTGCATTTCCGAAGTTCTTGTTCGCGCTCGGCATTCGACATGTCGGCGAGGAAACAGCCTATTTGATCGCCACAACTATTCAGAACGGAGCATTGGGAGGAAAGACTGAAAAGTTAGGCGTTGGGAACGGGCGTGATGATATGAAGAATCTTACGGATATCATTCGGATTTTTCCGAAGATTTCAGCGGGAGAATGGACGCATATCAAGGGGATCGGAGAAAAGGCGGGTGAAAGCCTGTCAGCGTGGTTTACGAATCCGAAGAATATCGATTGCCTTTTGAGAATGAAGCAGTTTGGCGTAGAAGTGGTTCTTGAAGAGAATATTGCTTCTCCCGAGTCGGCAGTCATCGGGAAGACATTCGTCTTAACTGGCGAACTTGCTCGCTTTACACGGGATGAAGCGAAGGATATGATACGGAAGAGCGGTGGGAATATCTCATCTTCCGTGAGCAAAAAGACAGACTTTGTGGTCTCCGGTTCTGATCCGGGCTCAAAACTGGAGAAAGCCCGCGTTCTCGGCATTCGCATTCTCAATGAAGAAGAGTTTGCGGAGTTAGTGAAATAG
- the gatC gene encoding Asp-tRNA(Asn)/Glu-tRNA(Gln) amidotransferase subunit GatC produces MLSIEEVKHIAQLARIGLEEEEIEKFRTDLSAVLDSFRELEQADVEGVPAFDGVPGVANALREDVSKFSNTDDQLRILSSFPRKDGRSLTVKSVF; encoded by the coding sequence ATGCTTTCGATCGAAGAGGTAAAACATATTGCTCAACTGGCGCGCATTGGGCTTGAAGAAGAGGAGATTGAGAAATTTCGCACGGATCTTTCGGCTGTTTTGGATTCGTTTCGAGAATTGGAGCAGGCGGATGTTGAGGGAGTTCCTGCATTTGACGGTGTGCCAGGCGTAGCAAATGCTCTTCGTGAGGATGTGTCGAAATTTTCTAATACTGATGATCAATTGAGAATTCTTTCTTCGTTTCCTCGAAAAGATGGACGGAGTCTCACGGTAAAGTCGGTGTTTTGA